One window of the Dehalococcoidia bacterium genome contains the following:
- a CDS encoding GIY-YIG nuclease family protein, with protein MKQPCVYVLASKRNGTLYVGVTSNLVQRIWQHKQGLVEGFTKRYRVHTLVWYEVHATMEAAIAREKALKEWKRTWKLELIEKNNPDWRDLGDELV; from the coding sequence ATGAAGCAACCCTGTGTCTACGTGCTAGCCAGCAAGCGCAACGGCACCCTTTATGTGGGCGTGACCTCCAATCTAGTCCAGCGTATCTGGCAGCATAAGCAGGGACTGGTGGAGGGGTTTACCAAACGTTACCGCGTCCACACACTGGTATGGTATGAAGTCCATGCGACGATGGAAGCTGCCATTGCGCGGGAAAAGGCACTGAAGGAGTGGAAACGCACCTGGAAACTGGAACTCATTGAGAAGAACAACCCGGATTGGCGGGATCTGGGTGACGAGCTTGTGTAA